One genomic window of Moorella glycerini includes the following:
- a CDS encoding ubiquitin-like domain-containing protein yields the protein MDGWITYWRQKNSRGRRRPWLWLLVAVSVLFAGTGWGVMNFAWKQVTLQVDGRESVARTFAGQVGRFLNEQQITLGPEDVVLPALDAPVTKGMVVTVKRAVLVKIIADGQEREIWTPPVTVAEVLNKAGVTLQPEDRVTPGVTATVRAGDTIKVTRVTYKMETVKSEINYRVERRPDGEIEKGITRLVQRGQKGLQEETYRIVYEDGQEAGRELVATKVVKEPVPEIIAVGALDMASRGGYSFRFERVFWAVATAYTHSGSRTATGVYPRVGTIAVDPDVIPLGTRLYVEGYGFGIAQDVGSAIKGNRIDVFLDTEAATARWGVRRVKVYVLK from the coding sequence ATGGACGGGTGGATTACTTACTGGCGCCAGAAGAATTCCCGGGGGCGCCGCCGGCCCTGGCTCTGGCTCCTGGTGGCGGTATCAGTGCTTTTTGCCGGCACCGGGTGGGGAGTAATGAACTTTGCCTGGAAGCAGGTAACCCTCCAGGTAGACGGGCGGGAGAGCGTAGCCCGGACCTTTGCCGGCCAGGTAGGGCGATTTTTAAATGAGCAGCAAATTACCCTGGGGCCAGAGGATGTTGTTCTTCCTGCCCTGGACGCACCTGTGACTAAAGGTATGGTGGTGACGGTCAAAAGGGCCGTCCTGGTAAAGATAATTGCCGACGGGCAGGAAAGGGAAATATGGACTCCTCCGGTGACGGTGGCCGAGGTTTTAAACAAGGCGGGGGTAACTTTGCAGCCGGAAGACCGGGTTACCCCGGGTGTAACTGCCACCGTAAGGGCAGGAGACACAATTAAAGTTACCAGGGTCACCTACAAAATGGAAACGGTTAAGAGCGAAATTAACTACCGGGTGGAGCGTCGACCCGACGGGGAGATAGAAAAAGGCATTACCCGCCTGGTGCAGAGGGGGCAGAAGGGCCTCCAGGAAGAAACTTACCGGATCGTCTATGAAGACGGGCAGGAAGCAGGCCGCGAACTGGTGGCAACTAAGGTCGTTAAAGAACCTGTACCGGAAATAATAGCTGTAGGAGCCCTGGATATGGCTTCCCGCGGGGGGTACAGTTTCCGCTTTGAGCGGGTTTTCTGGGCCGTTGCTACGGCTTATACCCACTCGGGCTCACGGACGGCGACGGGGGTTTATCCCCGGGTAGGTACCATTGCCGTTGACCCGGATGTAATTCCCCTGGGTACCAGGCTCTACGTCGAAGGCTATGGCTTTGGCATTGCCCAGGATGTGGGCAGTGCCATCAAGGGTAACCGCATTGACGTTTTCCTGGATACGGAGGCGGCTACGGCCCGCTGGGGCGTCCGCCGGGTGAAGGTTTACGTGTTGAAATAG
- the rsmA gene encoding 16S rRNA (adenine(1518)-N(6)/adenine(1519)-N(6))-dimethyltransferase RsmA: MDSVATPGKTLALVREKGLVPRKSRGQNFLVDVNIVRKIAGAAGLGPDDTVVEIGPGLGALTQELAEQAGLVIAIEIDRDLISALKETLKDKANVRLVAGDALKVDFDELVARFKGNGGGRLPTYKLVANLPYYITTPILMHLLTGKFQITELVLMVQAEVGYRMLALPGSKDYGSLSVVVQYYTKPAIILKAPRTVFYPRPEVDSLVVKLTRRPEPAVQVGDEDFFFQVVRAAFNQRRKTLLNALGSLGLERPLLLKAMAVTGVEPRRRGETLTIEEFANLSKALQQQMERR, from the coding sequence GTGGATTCTGTAGCCACGCCAGGCAAAACCCTGGCCCTGGTCCGGGAAAAGGGGCTGGTACCCCGTAAATCCCGGGGCCAGAATTTTCTTGTGGATGTAAATATCGTGCGGAAAATTGCCGGGGCCGCTGGCCTTGGCCCTGATGATACTGTTGTCGAGATAGGTCCCGGGCTGGGAGCCCTTACCCAGGAGCTGGCGGAACAGGCGGGACTGGTAATAGCCATTGAGATCGACCGGGATTTAATATCTGCTCTAAAAGAAACCTTGAAGGATAAGGCCAATGTGCGCCTGGTTGCCGGCGATGCCTTAAAAGTTGATTTTGACGAATTAGTTGCCAGATTTAAGGGAAATGGAGGAGGAAGGTTGCCCACTTATAAGCTAGTGGCCAACCTTCCTTATTATATAACCACCCCCATCCTGATGCATTTACTGACCGGTAAATTTCAGATTACGGAACTTGTTTTAATGGTCCAGGCCGAAGTGGGCTACCGGATGCTGGCCTTACCGGGAAGCAAGGATTATGGCTCTTTGAGTGTAGTGGTCCAGTATTATACGAAACCGGCCATTATCTTGAAGGCACCGCGCACCGTCTTTTACCCGCGGCCGGAGGTCGACTCCCTGGTAGTGAAACTAACCCGCCGGCCGGAGCCGGCGGTACAGGTAGGGGATGAAGATTTCTTTTTCCAGGTAGTCCGGGCCGCCTTTAACCAGCGACGTAAAACCCTTTTAAACGCCCTGGGGAGCCTGGGACTGGAACGTCCCCTGTTACTAAAAGCTATGGCAGTTACCGGAGTGGAACCCCGGCGAAGGGGAGAAACCTTGACGATTGAAGAGTTTGCTAACTTGAGTAAAGCGTTACAGCAACAAATGGAAAGAAGGTGA
- a CDS encoding ribonuclease H-like YkuK family protein, with protein MPVYYISPTKGRLTAEEMFADMMQFIEANPEAQYKIIIGSDSQARVRTCFVTAVIVHQVGRGARYYYSKRYQRKITSLRQKIFYETALSLETASFIAQKLAANGHADLNLEIHLDIGPNGNTRELIREIVGMVVGSGFAARIKPYSCGASKVADKYTKSG; from the coding sequence ATGCCGGTGTATTATATCAGTCCTACTAAGGGTCGCCTGACGGCTGAAGAAATGTTTGCCGACATGATGCAGTTTATCGAGGCCAATCCCGAGGCCCAGTACAAGATCATTATAGGCTCGGATTCCCAGGCCCGGGTCCGTACCTGCTTTGTCACGGCTGTCATAGTCCACCAGGTAGGCCGGGGAGCTCGCTACTACTACAGTAAAAGGTACCAGCGCAAGATTACGTCCCTGCGCCAGAAGATCTTTTATGAAACGGCTTTGAGCCTGGAAACGGCCAGCTTTATCGCCCAGAAGCTGGCGGCCAACGGTCATGCTGATCTCAACCTGGAGATCCACCTGGACATCGGGCCCAACGGCAATACCAGGGAATTAATCCGGGAAATTGTCGGCATGGTGGTGGGCAGCGGTTTTGCCGCCAGGATCAAACCCTATTCCTGCGGGGCCTCCAAGGTAGCCGATAAGTACACCAAGAGCGGCTAA
- a CDS encoding IS1634 family transposase has product MFPRIITTRRGGHTYHYLVLVESYREKGKVKQRQVGHLGNIDQYSQEEIQRLINKLREFLKEDELGTVKDLQTFGTKHYGIPYVVNFFWERLDLDAFFKNYLQNRQVEMDVALCTKIMILNRLIAPKSKLGVSQWLRQIYLPELEEKQPELHHFYRTLDVLEEMKDYLERHLYNRLTDLLSYQLNLVFYDLTSSYFEGTHCPLARFGYSRDHRPDCRQINIGLLVTPEGMPIAHQVFEGNIPDKVTVAGAIEQLKQKFAIKSCIFVGDRGMLTSHNLEELKEANFRYILGFHKRGREVSDELLARYQNLEEYQLIDGDNPLFYVEVPPEQVQAPPKENLVEGEEEEKENFEPPVRYILCHNPLKAQEDYEFRVKAIEEARIKLQELKDRLARETPRRGRKPTTKGVMLKAAAILNKKGLAPIFDITYDGKSFNFEINEPALAKEALRDGKFLIQTNADLPAEEVIAAYKNLLQVETAFRHIKDFIRLRPIYHYNESRVKGHIFICVLAYLFEKWLEVIHRRYIEDEIFKAKQIPDPESQERELRRWKVAHKSGRRILELLEEIKAVDQQFLDKRIYSITQPGQSQSELLKILGLPLPPKILTFR; this is encoded by the coding sequence TTGTTCCCCCGTATTATCACTACCAGGCGCGGCGGCCATACCTACCATTATCTGGTCCTGGTAGAATCCTACCGGGAAAAAGGCAAGGTAAAACAGCGCCAGGTTGGGCATTTAGGCAACATCGACCAGTATTCCCAGGAAGAGATACAGCGGCTTATTAATAAACTGCGGGAATTCCTTAAGGAAGATGAGCTGGGCACTGTTAAGGACCTCCAGACCTTCGGCACCAAGCATTATGGTATCCCCTATGTGGTGAATTTTTTCTGGGAGCGACTGGACCTGGACGCCTTCTTTAAAAACTATCTCCAAAATCGTCAAGTAGAGATGGATGTGGCCTTATGCACCAAGATTATGATTTTAAACCGCCTCATCGCTCCTAAAAGCAAGCTTGGAGTATCCCAATGGTTAAGGCAAATTTACCTGCCGGAACTGGAAGAGAAACAGCCTGAGTTGCATCATTTTTACCGTACTCTTGACGTCCTGGAAGAAATGAAGGATTATCTGGAACGCCACTTGTACAACCGGCTTACGGATCTCTTGAGTTATCAGCTTAACCTGGTGTTTTACGACTTGACCAGCAGCTACTTTGAAGGTACCCATTGCCCCCTGGCCAGGTTCGGTTATTCCCGCGACCACCGGCCGGACTGCCGGCAAATTAATATTGGCCTCCTGGTGACTCCGGAAGGCATGCCTATTGCCCACCAGGTATTTGAAGGTAATATACCTGATAAAGTAACCGTGGCTGGCGCCATCGAACAACTTAAGCAAAAGTTTGCCATCAAGAGCTGTATTTTCGTGGGCGACCGGGGTATGCTGACCAGTCATAATTTAGAAGAACTCAAGGAGGCTAACTTCCGTTATATCCTGGGCTTTCATAAACGCGGCCGGGAAGTGAGCGATGAACTACTGGCCAGGTACCAAAACCTCGAAGAATACCAGCTAATAGACGGCGATAACCCCCTCTTTTATGTGGAAGTACCACCAGAGCAGGTACAGGCTCCCCCTAAAGAAAACTTGGTAGAGGGAGAAGAGGAAGAAAAGGAAAACTTCGAGCCTCCGGTTCGCTATATCCTTTGCCACAATCCTCTCAAAGCCCAAGAGGATTATGAATTTCGGGTCAAAGCGATAGAAGAAGCCAGGATAAAATTGCAAGAGCTGAAAGACAGGCTGGCCCGGGAAACCCCGCGGCGGGGGCGCAAGCCTACCACAAAAGGAGTCATGCTTAAAGCAGCTGCTATCCTTAACAAGAAGGGCCTTGCTCCAATTTTTGATATTACTTATGACGGCAAGTCTTTCAACTTTGAAATTAATGAGCCGGCTCTGGCTAAAGAGGCTTTGCGGGACGGCAAATTTTTAATCCAGACTAATGCTGACCTGCCAGCTGAGGAGGTAATTGCCGCCTATAAAAACCTGCTCCAGGTAGAAACCGCCTTTCGCCATATCAAGGACTTCATTCGCTTGAGGCCTATCTACCACTACAACGAAAGTCGGGTTAAGGGACACATCTTTATATGTGTGCTGGCTTATCTCTTTGAAAAATGGCTGGAGGTGATACATCGCCGATATATTGAAGATGAGATTTTTAAGGCGAAACAAATCCCTGATCCTGAAAGTCAAGAAAGAGAGTTACGCCGCTGGAAGGTTGCCCATAAAAGCGGCCGCCGTATCCTGGAATTATTAGAAGAGATAAAGGCTGTTGACCAGCAGTTTCTTGATAAGCGGATTTATAGTATCACCCAGCCCGGACAAAGCCAGAGTGAATTGTTAAAAATTTTGGGCCTTCCACTTCCACCTAAAATTTTAACCTTCAGGTAG
- a CDS encoding LysM peptidoglycan-binding domain-containing protein → MAISRIIYASLRLFCLASFLLIGILAFAGTAAAATYTVQPGDTLYLIGQRYGISAWELQQANNLSSTWIYPGQTLWVPDRGGSTYVVQPGDTLFLIGQRYGLSYQQIMAANNLTSDVIYPGQVLRLPAGSYQPAASRGTSTDYSASDLDLLAHLIYGEARGEPYAGQVAVAAVAINRTRDGRFPRTIAGVIYDPDAFTSVNDGQFYLTPDATAYQAAREALRGYDPSGGALFFWNPAQVPANSWVWTRTIITTIGNHVFAR, encoded by the coding sequence ATGGCAATTTCTAGGATAATTTATGCCAGCCTGCGGCTATTTTGCCTGGCTTCTTTCCTGCTAATTGGCATCCTCGCCTTTGCCGGCACAGCAGCAGCCGCCACTTACACCGTCCAGCCCGGCGATACCCTCTATCTCATCGGCCAGCGCTATGGGATCAGCGCCTGGGAACTCCAACAAGCGAATAACTTGAGTAGTACATGGATCTATCCTGGCCAGACCCTCTGGGTACCTGACCGGGGCGGCAGTACTTACGTCGTCCAGCCCGGCGATACCCTCTTTCTTATCGGTCAACGCTACGGCCTGTCTTACCAGCAAATCATGGCCGCCAATAATCTCACCAGCGATGTCATTTACCCGGGACAGGTCTTACGCCTCCCGGCCGGGTCCTACCAGCCTGCGGCCTCCCGGGGGACAAGCACTGATTATAGTGCCAGCGACCTGGACCTGCTGGCCCATCTAATTTATGGTGAAGCCCGGGGTGAACCCTATGCCGGCCAGGTAGCCGTAGCTGCCGTGGCCATTAACCGCACCCGGGACGGGCGCTTTCCCCGGACCATTGCCGGTGTCATCTATGACCCCGACGCCTTCACTTCGGTAAACGACGGCCAGTTTTACCTGACTCCCGATGCTACTGCCTACCAGGCGGCCCGCGAAGCCCTGCGGGGCTATGATCCCAGCGGCGGTGCCCTCTTTTTCTGGAATCCGGCCCAGGTCCCGGCTAACTCCTGGGTCTGGACGCGGACCATTATCACCACCATTGGCAACCACGTTTTTGCCCGTTAA
- the yabG gene encoding sporulation peptidase YabG translates to MNNIKPGDIVARKKYGKDIFFKVKSLIITDAGETTAILRGLDVRLVADAPLEDLELQPAEEVLRYRHCDIQKHSLCFRRILQRREAEREVFLLRGERPGLGERELEKQEGAPGDGFFEVPGRVLHIDGDEEYLDKCLHAYEQLRIPAQGVCLPEEQQAAKVKELLKEYTPDILVLTGHDGLLREKNNTFADLDSYRHSKYFVAAVRAARTLRPTHDDLVIFAGACQSHYEALLKAGATFASSPRRVLIHAYDPVFVVERIAYSSIEKTLGPADIIKDTITGNEGIGGIEIKGKLRLGYPISPY, encoded by the coding sequence TTGAATAACATTAAGCCCGGAGATATCGTGGCGCGGAAAAAATACGGTAAAGATATCTTTTTCAAAGTAAAGTCGCTTATTATAACTGATGCAGGAGAAACTACTGCCATTTTGCGGGGACTGGATGTCAGGCTGGTAGCTGATGCCCCCCTGGAGGACCTGGAGCTGCAACCGGCCGAGGAAGTGCTGCGTTACCGCCACTGCGATATTCAAAAACACAGTCTTTGTTTCCGGCGGATTTTGCAGCGCCGGGAAGCCGAGAGGGAGGTTTTTTTATTGCGGGGTGAACGGCCGGGCCTGGGGGAAAGGGAGCTGGAAAAACAGGAAGGTGCCCCCGGTGATGGTTTTTTTGAGGTACCGGGCCGGGTGCTGCATATCGACGGTGACGAGGAATACCTGGATAAGTGCCTCCATGCCTATGAGCAGCTAAGAATACCGGCCCAGGGCGTGTGCTTGCCAGAAGAACAGCAGGCGGCTAAAGTGAAGGAGCTTTTAAAGGAATATACCCCCGATATTCTGGTCCTTACGGGTCATGATGGCCTGCTCAGGGAAAAAAATAATACTTTTGCCGATCTGGATAGCTACCGCCACTCAAAGTACTTTGTAGCGGCAGTAAGGGCAGCCAGAACTTTAAGACCTACCCATGATGACCTGGTTATTTTTGCCGGGGCCTGCCAGTCCCATTATGAAGCCCTGCTTAAAGCCGGAGCCACCTTTGCCAGTTCGCCCCGGCGGGTTTTAATTCATGCCTACGACCCGGTTTTTGTGGTGGAGCGGATTGCCTATAGTTCCATTGAAAAAACCCTGGGCCCCGCGGATATAATCAAAGATACCATCACCGGCAATGAAGGTATAGGTGGTATAGAGATTAAAGGTAAACTGCGCCTGGGTTATCCTATTTCCCCTTATTGA
- a CDS encoding Veg family protein, translating into MTGKEVLATIREDLESRVGQKVRLRANRGRKKILERTGILEKTYPNIFVIRLEEQKSPERRISFSYTDVLTNTVELMVEGESGIKKLGAKH; encoded by the coding sequence TTGACAGGTAAAGAAGTACTGGCAACTATCAGAGAGGACCTGGAGTCCCGGGTAGGCCAGAAGGTAAGACTAAGAGCCAACCGCGGGCGGAAAAAGATCCTGGAGAGGACCGGTATACTGGAAAAGACTTACCCCAACATCTTTGTGATCCGACTGGAAGAGCAGAAAAGCCCGGAACGCCGGATATCCTTCAGCTATACCGATGTCCTTACCAATACAGTAGAATTAATGGTTGAGGGTGAGAGCGGTATTAAAAAACTGGGTGCCAAACATTAA
- a CDS encoding FAD-dependent oxidoreductase, which yields MALRFEVVIVGAGPAGLAAAITLARAGVEVIIFERGEHPGSKNVMGGVLYRHPTATIVPGFYREAPLERPVVEQRLWLLTDAAALTLGYKSMAFAAEPYNAFTVLRARFDRWLAEQAVAAGALLINETVVEDLLWEKDRVVGVRTGRAEGDVRAEVVILAEGANSLLTQKAGLKKDGINTNQLAVAVKEIIALPREKIEDRFNLDEGQGCTIELLGDATKGMMGTAFIYTNKDSLSVGVGVLLSSLVRRRLNPNDLLEHLKSHPMVRRLLAGGESKEYQGHLIPEGGYRAIPKLYGNGVLVAGDAAMLVNGIHREGSNLAMTSGLLAAKTILAAREKGDYSEANLAPYRQMLAESFVLQDLQKYQRAPFFFDQNPHFFTLYPQLLSRAAREFLTVDNVPKREKQKRIWREITAERSRIQLAGDLYHLWRVMG from the coding sequence ATGGCGCTAAGGTTTGAAGTCGTCATAGTGGGCGCCGGGCCGGCGGGGCTGGCGGCGGCCATCACCCTGGCCCGGGCCGGGGTGGAGGTAATTATCTTTGAGCGCGGCGAGCACCCGGGCAGCAAAAACGTCATGGGCGGGGTCCTTTACCGCCACCCCACCGCAACGATAGTTCCCGGGTTTTACCGGGAGGCCCCTTTAGAGCGGCCGGTAGTGGAGCAGCGCCTGTGGTTGCTGACCGATGCAGCGGCTCTCACCCTGGGTTATAAGAGTATGGCCTTTGCCGCCGAGCCTTACAACGCCTTTACCGTGCTCAGGGCCCGCTTTGACCGCTGGCTGGCGGAACAGGCCGTGGCGGCCGGGGCCCTGCTGATTAATGAAACCGTCGTCGAGGACCTCCTCTGGGAGAAGGACCGCGTCGTCGGGGTAAGGACTGGCCGGGCCGAGGGCGACGTCCGGGCGGAGGTAGTCATCCTGGCCGAGGGCGCCAATTCCCTTTTAACCCAGAAGGCCGGCCTGAAAAAGGACGGCATCAATACCAACCAGCTGGCCGTGGCCGTCAAAGAGATCATTGCCCTGCCCCGGGAAAAGATCGAGGACCGCTTTAACCTGGACGAAGGCCAGGGTTGCACCATTGAACTCCTTGGCGACGCTACTAAAGGCATGATGGGGACAGCCTTTATCTATACCAACAAGGATTCCCTCTCCGTGGGCGTGGGCGTCCTCCTGTCGAGCCTGGTCCGCCGCCGTTTGAACCCCAACGACCTCCTGGAGCACCTGAAAAGTCACCCCATGGTGCGGCGGCTGCTAGCCGGGGGTGAGAGCAAGGAATACCAGGGCCACCTGATTCCCGAAGGCGGCTACCGGGCCATTCCTAAACTCTATGGCAACGGCGTCCTGGTAGCCGGAGATGCCGCCATGCTGGTCAACGGGATTCACCGGGAAGGGTCGAATCTCGCCATGACCTCCGGCCTCCTGGCAGCGAAAACCATCCTGGCCGCCCGGGAAAAGGGCGACTACAGCGAGGCCAACCTGGCACCCTACCGGCAGATGCTGGCGGAGAGCTTTGTCTTGCAGGACTTGCAGAAATACCAGCGGGCCCCCTTTTTCTTTGACCAAAATCCCCACTTCTTTACCCTGTATCCGCAGCTCCTTTCCCGGGCCGCCAGGGAGTTCTTAACCGTCGATAATGTACCCAAGCGGGAAAAACAGAAGCGCATTTGGAGGGAAATTACGGCCGAACGCAGCCGTATACAACTGGCCGGGGACCTTTACCACCTCTGGAGGGTGATGGGCTGA
- a CDS encoding ferredoxin family protein, which yields MRLEDKLFLNRYQTDKHPHLRIKDREVCRHCDGRPCTFICPARVYAWNEKEERIETAYEGCVECGTCRYGCAHDNIDWRNPRGGFGILYKYG from the coding sequence ATGCGCCTGGAAGATAAGCTGTTCCTCAACCGTTACCAGACGGATAAGCACCCTCATTTAAGGATCAAGGACCGGGAGGTCTGCCGTCACTGTGACGGCAGACCCTGCACCTTTATCTGCCCGGCCCGGGTTTATGCCTGGAACGAAAAGGAAGAAAGGATTGAGACGGCCTATGAGGGCTGCGTGGAATGTGGCACCTGCCGCTACGGCTGCGCCCACGACAACATCGACTGGCGCAATCCCCGCGGCGGCTTCGGCATTCTGTATAAATATGGTTAA
- a CDS encoding ferritin-like domain-containing protein, with protein MTIEQIIKLLNLDLSWEYAAMIQYIQHASMLTGPQYFAIIDEELQHAQDEHDHAVKLSDKIQYLGGIPTVQVQEIKTSLNNVEMLRQDLEAEYDALNRYLQRIEQLEALKLYDVAQVIREIALVEQGHIIDLEKSLGIQKVR; from the coding sequence ATGACCATCGAGCAGATAATCAAGCTCCTCAACCTGGACCTGTCCTGGGAATACGCCGCCATGATCCAGTACATCCAGCACGCCAGCATGCTTACTGGCCCCCAGTATTTTGCCATTATCGATGAAGAGCTCCAGCATGCCCAGGATGAGCACGACCATGCCGTAAAGCTGAGTGACAAGATCCAGTACCTGGGCGGCATCCCCACGGTCCAGGTGCAGGAAATCAAGACTTCCCTCAATAACGTGGAAATGCTGCGCCAGGACCTGGAGGCCGAGTATGACGCCCTGAACCGCTACCTGCAGCGCATTGAGCAACTGGAAGCCTTGAAATTGTATGACGTCGCCCAGGTCATCAGGGAAATAGCCCTGGTGGAGCAGGGACACATTATCGACCTGGAAAAGTCCCTGGGCATCCAGAAGGTAAGATAA
- a CDS encoding HD domain-containing phosphohydrolase: MQRDTVTKILLEIREYWPVLYFHSAAVANFALRIAMDLGIEARHCRDVLRGALLHDAGKIHVRLEILTKPGPLTEAEWGQIKKHTDYGADWVEQRGGNDEVVAVIRYHHEWWNGNGYAGLKYEQIPLLARIVTIADALDAMTASRPYRKAIAVSEALMEIHSGKGLQFDPDILTVLSQKATYEPATYQDPRPLARQIQVEKEWLARLIKIYGDLAHPLVIAQSHWLDKLIVSIYKLQEGKRGKNLSLGEKEKL; encoded by the coding sequence GTGCAAAGGGATACGGTTACTAAAATTTTACTGGAGATTCGGGAATACTGGCCGGTACTGTACTTTCACTCGGCTGCGGTGGCCAACTTTGCCTTAAGGATAGCCATGGACCTGGGAATAGAAGCCCGTCATTGCCGGGACGTGTTGAGGGGTGCCCTCTTGCATGATGCCGGAAAAATACATGTACGTTTGGAGATATTGACGAAACCGGGGCCACTGACAGAGGCGGAATGGGGGCAGATAAAAAAGCATACCGACTATGGAGCGGACTGGGTGGAGCAAAGAGGGGGCAACGATGAGGTGGTAGCAGTTATTCGCTACCATCATGAATGGTGGAATGGAAACGGTTATGCCGGCCTTAAATATGAACAGATCCCTTTGCTGGCCAGAATAGTAACAATTGCCGACGCCTTAGATGCCATGACGGCGTCGCGACCCTACCGTAAGGCGATTGCGGTTAGTGAAGCTCTGATGGAAATACATAGCGGGAAAGGATTGCAATTTGACCCGGACATATTAACTGTCTTAAGTCAAAAGGCCACCTACGAACCGGCAACCTACCAGGATCCCCGCCCCCTTGCCAGGCAAATCCAGGTAGAAAAAGAATGGCTCGCGAGGTTAATTAAGATTTACGGCGATCTTGCCCATCCTTTAGTAATTGCCCAAAGTCACTGGTTGGATAAGTTGATAGTAAGTATTTATAAGTTACAGGAAGGGAAAAGGGGGAAAAACCTCTCTTTAGGGGAGAAAGAGAAGCTTTAA
- a CDS encoding ATP-binding protein — MQECSQCTRKTPNRSCVDCDYFMSPGPLRRKPPVPIGISLVAADGKRYAGRILVLNTMELGLETRAPVPGQYRIYLKQHLSLDVAGVPTKGKGNIHLFDIIAVYRGEETASRLGNEEYRLLTGSTGDFIEQVSQLVPAHLQDLVKERLLAELESSEIFNAMRLGKVMRYEKGRFRHLTGQADLELPLPAIENLMRQAIHRGTHCREVIVSDDGKRIFDLHGIPLDSRAGGLLAFDLTEIIEKERQMRRQEMLAYREAVAAVTNGRLQLLTSEEMVAVLSQGKELARGVVNKAADIASARSKLCSLLPAAFSARAYGMTLSLTEALTNTLKHATGGEWVVRQTDEAIRIIIQNQGQGIKIKDLPKAALMRHYSTQNSLGCGFTLMLYYADQVYLTTGSRGTTLVLDFHQSAGEEICSPAS; from the coding sequence ATGCAAGAGTGTAGCCAGTGTACCCGCAAGACCCCAAATCGTTCTTGTGTCGATTGCGATTATTTCATGAGTCCCGGCCCTTTACGCCGGAAGCCACCGGTGCCCATAGGCATTAGCCTGGTTGCCGCCGATGGAAAACGTTATGCTGGCCGTATTCTCGTATTGAATACCATGGAACTGGGCCTGGAAACACGAGCTCCCGTTCCCGGTCAATACCGGATTTATTTAAAGCAGCATCTTAGCCTGGATGTAGCAGGGGTACCGACCAAGGGCAAGGGTAACATCCACCTCTTTGATATCATAGCCGTTTACCGGGGTGAGGAAACAGCCAGCCGTCTGGGTAATGAAGAATACCGTTTACTGACGGGTAGTACTGGGGACTTCATTGAGCAAGTATCGCAATTAGTTCCCGCCCATTTACAGGACCTGGTTAAAGAACGACTACTTGCCGAGTTAGAAAGCTCGGAGATTTTCAATGCCATGCGGTTGGGCAAGGTAATGCGTTACGAAAAGGGGCGTTTTCGCCATCTGACAGGACAGGCTGACCTGGAACTGCCCCTGCCGGCAATAGAAAATTTAATGCGCCAGGCAATACACCGGGGAACCCACTGCCGGGAAGTGATAGTAAGTGATGACGGTAAAAGGATTTTTGACCTGCACGGTATACCCCTTGACTCCCGGGCAGGGGGCCTGCTGGCCTTTGATCTTACCGAAATTATTGAAAAGGAAAGGCAGATGCGCCGCCAGGAGATGCTGGCCTACCGGGAAGCCGTGGCTGCCGTCACCAATGGGCGCCTGCAGCTTTTGACTTCAGAAGAAATGGTAGCTGTGTTATCCCAGGGTAAGGAACTGGCAAGGGGAGTAGTTAACAAGGCTGCTGACATAGCTTCAGCTCGCAGCAAGTTATGCAGTTTGCTACCCGCGGCTTTTAGCGCCCGCGCGTACGGCATGACCTTATCTTTAACTGAGGCTTTGACCAATACATTAAAACATGCTACGGGTGGTGAATGGGTGGTCCGGCAGACGGATGAGGCCATCCGGATAATTATTCAAAACCAGGGCCAGGGAATTAAGATAAAAGATTTACCCAAAGCGGCTTTAATGCGACATTACTCCACCCAAAATTCTCTTGGTTGCGGGTTTACTTTAATGCTTTATTATGCTGATCAAGTTTATCTAACTACCGGTTCCAGGGGAACCACCCTGGTCCTGGATTTCCATCAATCAGCAGGTGAAGAAATCTGTTCTCCAGCTTCTTAA
- a CDS encoding STAS domain-containing protein — translation MLAVSVTKGAYGRCLNLKGELDMETLATLERAAEVQEGERQLEINLAGVSFIDSTGLRGLLEIQRRWSMKGGEVRVINPCPEIAEVFRLVGMEELLDCSDQSQVTGGEY, via the coding sequence ATGCTGGCAGTCTCTGTAACCAAGGGCGCTTATGGGCGCTGTTTAAACCTTAAAGGGGAGTTAGACATGGAAACCTTGGCCACGCTGGAGCGAGCAGCAGAAGTACAGGAAGGAGAGCGGCAATTGGAAATAAACCTGGCAGGGGTATCCTTTATAGATTCTACAGGTCTCAGGGGTTTATTAGAAATACAGCGCCGGTGGTCAATGAAGGGAGGTGAGGTACGGGTTATTAACCCCTGTCCGGAGATTGCCGAAGTTTTCCGGCTCGTAGGTATGGAAGAACTTTTAGATTGTAGTGACCAGAGCCAGGTAACCGGGGGTGAATATTAA